TTCCTCCAATTATGGAGGAGCACAGGGGTTTGGAGTCTCTCGTTCGCACGAAAGCATAGCGACCATCGGTTAGTAGCGGTCGTTCCTTTGTATGGGGCTCAATGGAAATCCAATCGGTAACTCCGTCATGATTGACTTCTATCAAACCCCTTTTCAAAGTTGCCGTTACCCTCAGCGAACCTAGGTATGGAAACAAAATCGCGGTAAATGTTGCGGTTTTGCCCTTTTTGCGGGAAACTATCAAAGGTACTTTTCGCGTTCCCGATTCGGCAGGACATTCGGTCGAATACACTAGCGACGGAGAATCATCAAGCATGAAAAGGCCAAGCCCTCCATCTTTCGTCTTCCACCTTGCTTGCCATGGTCCTTTGGGAGCGAAAGAAGCCAATTGCTCGACGTATTTGTATGAAATTGGAGGTGCTTCTGTAGTTGGAACCATCCTTATTGTAAGGTCGCCTTCACATCGGAGGAACCAGTCATAGGAGTGCTCTTCTTCGCTTTCTAAGTGGTCAACCATAATGAAGTAATCTTCAACGCGAATTACCGTGCGGCGATGAAGCACCCCAGGATAAGCTTCCTCAGTTTCAGCTTCGGCAACTTCAAAAATATCACCTGAATTAAAGCAAGTAAGCCGGCGTTCCTTTGTCGTAGCTTGGTTCTTGCAATCTACGACCACCGTGTTGTGGGCTGGAGTGCTTACATACCATTGCATAATTTCCGAGCCGTAACCAGGTGTTCCGTAGTCTAGAACAAGTGGTTTGCCATTTGCAAAAAAAGTGATTCCCATTTTATCGCGTTGTCCGTGTCCGAGATGCGGTCCATAATCAAAGGTTATCATGTTTCCGTTCTGAGAACGCAGGACAGCTATGCCCAGGACAGGGAAATTAATTGACTTAAAATTCGGTTCTTTGAAGTCCTTGTCAAGAGATCTGCCGTGTAATAGTGCCCAAAGGCTTGCCCTGGGGGATTTGAGCTTGTCATAGCCTTGTTTTAATACCCAACCTAGCATTGGGTCATCATATCTTGCATAAGCAAGTTCATAAAGACCAAGCGGCAAGAAAGATTTGAACCACCCATCGTTGATTGCGGGAAGTTGAAA
The genomic region above belongs to Armatimonadota bacterium and contains:
- a CDS encoding alginate lyase family protein; this translates as MNLERPSVFLNAKEIARLRKEVKTISWKRELYEKDSGRPMFLGGTSIKATADRWLNVDIQIPERSGHFHNFFCKDGNMLELPEDLKPRPEGYKCPVCGQIYKGEKYDGAVRWRAHNELSVAAFDLALTYVLEDDIQYARKAAEILIKYANAYPGPHTSLTAGGIMYQSLCEAVWVIPLAAAYDLVYNELSENEKTEIETKLFRPVAEGLRNMGIGGNWGSWHLSAVGVIGYAIKDKELIQYALESFKSQIDKQLGDDGLWPESVHTYHFYPMNAFLYLAEAALHNGTDLYNWEAKPGKGLKAMFIAPLNYAYPNFQLPAINDGWFKSFLPLGLYELAYARYDDPMLGWVLKQGYDKLKSPRASLWALLHGRSLDKDFKEPNFKSINFPVLGIAVLRSQNGNMITFDYGPHLGHGQRDKMGITFFANGKPLVLDYGTPGYGSEIMQWYVSTPAHNTVVVDCKNQATTKERRLTCFNSGDIFEVAEAETEEAYPGVLHRRTVIRVEDYFIMVDHLESEEEHSYDWFLRCEGDLTIRMVPTTEAPPISYKYVEQLASFAPKGPWQARWKTKDGGLGLFMLDDSPSLVYSTECPAESGTRKVPLIVSRKKGKTATFTAILFPYLGSLRVTATLKRGLIEVNHDGVTDWISIEPHTKERPLLTDGRYAFVRTRDSKPLCSSIIGGSYLDWNEAKSPF